The Ancylothrix sp. D3o genome segment TTATGCTTTGTTTCCCAATCCTGCTACTTTATCGGTGCTTTTGGTAACAATTGTTACTGCGGGTGGGTTGGTTTTATATGCCCTGGCTAGACAGCATCTTGAGCCGCCAATGGCTGCAAAAATTACGGTGAGTTATTATGCGGCTAATGCGGTAATTGGGCCTTCTTTGGGTAATTTTCACGATATTTGTCAAATTCCGCTTTTTGTTTTTACGTTGCTGTTGGCGATGGAAAAACGCTGGTGGTGGTTGTTTTGGTTGATGGTGCCGCTGACTTTGGCGGTGCGAGAAGATGCGGGAATTACGTTGTTTGGTGTTGGCGTTTATATGGTGCTTTCTCGGCGTTTTCCTAGGGCCGGTTTGGCGCTTTGTGTGGTGAGTTTTGGTTATATTGTGGCGCTGACAAATTTGATTATGCCGTTGTTTTCTGAGGATATTTCTCGCCGGTTTATGATGGAACGGTTTGGGCAATATGCGGAGGGAGAAGAAGCTTCAACGGTAGAGATTTTGTGGGGAATTGTTAGTAATCCGTTTCGGTTTGTTGTGGAGTTGGTGACGCCGTTTTTTCCGACGGTGAAATATTTGGTGGGTCATTGGTTGCCTCTGGCTTTTGTGCCGGCGGTTTCTGGGCCGGCTTGGATGATTGCTGGTTTTCCTTTGTTGAAGTTGTTTTTGAGTCAGGGGGAGTCTTCGCTTTCAATTAATATTCGCTATGCGATGAGTGTGATTCCGGGGTTGTTTTATGGTGCGATTTTGTGGTGGTCGCAACATCAGGATGTGTTTAAAAAACGTTCGTTTCAAAAGTTTTGGACTGCTTGCCTTTGTGTGTCTTTGTTTTTTAGTTTGGTGTCTAGTCCAAATCGAGTTTTTTATTTTGCGATTCCTGATTCTTTTCAGCCTTGGGTTTATGTTTCGCTTCCCCGTCAGTGGCAGCAGGTGGGAACTATTCGCTCTTTTATGAGCCAAATTCCTAGTGATGCGAGTGTGGCGGCGACGACTTTTATTATTCCGCATTTGTCGGGCCGGCGGGAGATTTTGCGTTTTCCGTCTTTGAGTTTACGAAATGATAAACGGGAGGTGATTCGGATGGATTATGTTTTGGCTGATTTGTGGAATTTGCAACAGTATCAGGTGGCTTTTAAAAATGACCGGGAACGCATTAGAAATATTGTGCCGGTTATTGATCAGGTGACTGGTAATGGGGAGTACGGAATTGTTGGTTTTAAAGATGGGGTAATTTTTATGCGTCGGGGGGTGGCTTCTCAGCCGGAGGCTGTGCGGGGGTGGTTGGCTTTTCGCAAGCAGCTTGAGCCGGTTTTGCGTTGAATAGAATTTTTTGCGGACGGGGGGATTTAGGGATTGGGGTGTGTTTTGTTGTTTCTGTTCCTCTCTCAAGGCATTTCCTTCGGCTTGGCTTTTTTGTGTCATGCTGGAGAGAGGATGGAAATCAAAATTAATCAATCTATCTAAAGTTGTATAAATGGTTGAGATTAAAGACGATGAAGATTCTTGCTTTAAGTTGGGAATTTCCGCCGCGAATTGTGGGAGGAATTAGCCGTCATGTGGCGGAGTTGTATCCTGAATTAATTAAGTTAGGTCACGAGATTGATTTAATTACGGTTGAGTTTGGCAATGCTCCGATGTATGAGGTGGTGGAGGGAATTCGTGTTCATCGGGTGCCGGTTGGGGATAGCTCGAATTTTTTTGAGTGGGTTGGCAAGATGAATATCAGTATGGGAGATCATGCTGGTAAGTTGATGTTGGAGGAGGGGCCTTTTGATATTATTCATGCACATGATTGGTTGGTTAGTGATGCTTCGATTGCTTTGAAGTATCTTTTTAGAGTGCCTTTGGTGGCGACAATTCATGCGACGGAACATGGCAGATATAATGGGATTTACAATGATGAACATCGGTATGTTAGTAATAAGGAAAAGGATTTAGTTTATCACGCTTGGCGGGTGATTGTTTGTAGTGGTTATATGCGTCGTGAGGTGGCTTGGGCTTTAAATAGTCCTTGGGATAAGGTGGATGTTATTTATAATGGAATTCGCCGGGAAAAGAAGCCTCGCTGGGATGAGTTTGATGCTTGGAGTTTTCGCCGCCGTTTTGCAACTGATGAGGAGAAAATTGTTTATTATGTGGGGCGGATGAGTTATGAGAAAGGGGTGGCGGTTTTGTTAAGTGCTGCGCCGAAGGTTTTATGGGAAATGGGGGGTGATGTTAAGTTTGTGATTATTGGTGGGGGAAATACTGATCATTTGAAAAAAATGGCTTGGGATTTGGGAATTTGGCATAAGTGTTATTTTACGGGTTTTATGCCGGAGGATGATTTAAATAAGTTTCAGGCGATTGCTGATTGTGCGGTTTTTCCAAGTCTTTATGAGCCGTTTGGAATTGTTGCTTTGGAAAGTTTTGCGGCGCGGGTTCCTGTGGTGGTTTCGGATGCTGGGGGTTTACCAGAGGTGGTTCAGCATACTAAAACGGGGGTTGTGACTTGGGCGGGAGATTATAATTCTTTGGCTTGGGGAATTTTACAGGTTTTGAAAAATCCAAGTTATGCTAAGTGGTTGGTTGAAAATGCTTATAGGGATTTGGAGCGGTTTAAGTGGGGTGAGTTGGCTGTCGCTACTGAGGAGGTTTATGAGCGGGTTGTGCGGGAAAGAAAGGATTTTGTTTGGTAATTTCTCCAATAATCTTAATTCCCCTAGCCCCTCTTCCCTGACAAGGAAGGGGGGTAATTTTTTTGGTGTAGTGGCTTGTAATGTGGAGGGCTGTATTGGTTATAAGCTTTGCAGGACAAGGGTTATAAGCTTGCAAAAAAAAATTTTTCCAACCTCTTGACAATTTTGTAGTATGCTGTGTAGTATGTAAATGTGGCAAACAAAGGCAAGGGCGAAAAACTCTGCGGATGTGGGCCGGCTGAACCTTGAAAATTTAATAAGAATTGGGCAATTTTAAGGCACGTCAATTTATAAGTCCCGTTGGGGGACTTTCAGATGATGTTGTTACTTTTTGTGAGGCTGTTTGGTTTAAATGACCGGCCAAAACAGCCTGGTTTTAAGAGTTCCGATGTGGATTTAGATCCGAGTGGTTCTACCGGCCTCTACTCAGGAAATTTGGGTGAGGAAATCCAAAAAGTCGGAAAGGTGTATCGTTTGGAACGAAGGTTTTTGTTGTAAGAATTTTTGAAAATTTAAGAGGAGGTGTCAGCATGGTTCATATTCGCTTTGACGGGCGTTCTTATGATGTGGCAGAAACGCAGCTTGGCGTTAATGCTTCGATGAGTGACACGGCGATTAAAGAACGTCTGGCGCAACATTTTGATGTTAATCACAATCGCTTTGAGTCTTATGTGGTTGACCGGCGCCCCGGTGGGGATTTAATTATTCGTCCTGAAGCGGTTTATGGCTAAATCTGGCGAGGATTTTTGAGGCCGGCGTACCCTAATAAAAGCAGCTTACAAACGCTTTTGGTAATTGGAACGAAAGTTCTTTGTGGGTTCAAATCCCACCCTCTCCGTTGTTTGGAGAGGTGGCAAAATAACGCTGCTTTGACTTGTACGCCGGCTTCTATAGCCATTGACGTAAAAAGGTTTTCTTGGTTTGAAAAATTGCCTTTCGCGCCCTAATTTAGAAAGCTTACATACTAGCTCACTGGTAGAGCATTACCCTCTTAAGGTAAAGGTTACAGGTTCGACCCCTGTGTATAACACCATAGCTTTCTTGACTTGCGCGGGGGGACTTTTCATGCTGATAGTAAACAATTTTAAATTCCTGTTTTTGCCTCTGCGTTTAAAGTTTAAAATCCCAAAATTTTCACTTCGCGCCCTAACTGAAAAAGCTTACATACTAGCTCAGTGGTAGAGCACTCGACTCTTAATCGATTTGTCACAGGTATGCGCTTACGCGCACGCTACGCGAACAAATCCTGTATATGTGATCATGGCTTTTTTAACTTGCGCGAAGTGACTTTTATTTGGGTGAAAGATGAGAGGTTTGGCGGTGCCGGCAACTGGATTTTGTTAACCCATAAAAGCCAGTCAAAAGAAAGAATGAGCGAACACCGCTTAAATGAAATTGTGATTGAACGGCCTCGCAATGGTATGAGGTTGAGTTCAACAAAGGTTAAAGGTTTTCAAAAGTCTCTGTACAAACTAACAAAAATTGCCACCGAAGATGGTTTGTTGAGTCCGTATTTGATTAAGACAAGAACTCGGACAAAATATCTGTCGGATCATTTGGGCCCGTTACGCCGGCTTTTACGTTCTAAGGTGGGGAAACCTTGGGATGAGGTGTATAGTGAATTGCGGCGGAGACTTGATTTTAATACTGTAACCGGCTTGCACGTTCTGTCTCATGTTTGGGATTTTGTCTATAAGGATGTGGAGATTATTGACGGGGAGGTTTATTTGAAAGCTGGAAGCCGGCGCTTTGGAGGCGGATTTGGTGGCCGGAGAGATCGTTTTTATATCCACCCTGAAACCGGCATTCTTTGTTTTTTTGAGTCAACTCCCTCGATATGGCAGCCCAAAACAGCAATCAGAAACGAGAAAATTGTTATTGATGCTTACCACGAATATCAAAAGATTAATGATTTTTGGTATGAGGTGGAGTTTAAGGATTTTCCGCCGGTTCTGATTGCAAGGGATGTGATTTTGGAAAAACAAATTTCTCGCCGTGAGTGTTGGTGTTTTTACCGCAAGGCTGTTTATGCGGTTAAAAAACAATTGTGCCGGCAGGATGAGTTGAAGTTTTTGCAATCTCTTGATGAGCAAAAGTTGAGTCTTGGGGTTGTGAAAATTAATGATTACTGCCAATATCGCTTAATTGATGATCGGTGGTATGTGGTGACGCTGGCAGATTTTCCTAGGCCGGTGGTGTTGCGAGATGTTGTGATGAAGGAAAATATCACTATCTATCAGGCAAATTGTTGCTATGGCCGGTCTGTTTATGCAGCACACAAACGCCAGTGTAGTAAGAAAGAAATCCAGTTCATTATGTCGGAGTTAGTCGGCGGTTAAAACCGGCATCTACACGAACAAAGTCCCTAACGGGAC includes the following:
- a CDS encoding DUF2079 domain-containing protein, with the protein product MLLHLKKNPSLRVVVITASLFLVLGLIFTLHRHFSFYSSYDQGIFNQVFWNNYHGRFFQSSLSSALSTNSVHAGEVPEVYYHRLGQHFTPALLLWWPIYALFPNPATLSVLLVTIVTAGGLVLYALARQHLEPPMAAKITVSYYAANAVIGPSLGNFHDICQIPLFVFTLLLAMEKRWWWLFWLMVPLTLAVREDAGITLFGVGVYMVLSRRFPRAGLALCVVSFGYIVALTNLIMPLFSEDISRRFMMERFGQYAEGEEASTVEILWGIVSNPFRFVVELVTPFFPTVKYLVGHWLPLAFVPAVSGPAWMIAGFPLLKLFLSQGESSLSINIRYAMSVIPGLFYGAILWWSQHQDVFKKRSFQKFWTACLCVSLFFSLVSSPNRVFYFAIPDSFQPWVYVSLPRQWQQVGTIRSFMSQIPSDASVAATTFIIPHLSGRREILRFPSLSLRNDKREVIRMDYVLADLWNLQQYQVAFKNDRERIRNIVPVIDQVTGNGEYGIVGFKDGVIFMRRGVASQPEAVRGWLAFRKQLEPVLR
- a CDS encoding glycosyltransferase family 4 protein, which encodes MKILALSWEFPPRIVGGISRHVAELYPELIKLGHEIDLITVEFGNAPMYEVVEGIRVHRVPVGDSSNFFEWVGKMNISMGDHAGKLMLEEGPFDIIHAHDWLVSDASIALKYLFRVPLVATIHATEHGRYNGIYNDEHRYVSNKEKDLVYHAWRVIVCSGYMRREVAWALNSPWDKVDVIYNGIRREKKPRWDEFDAWSFRRRFATDEEKIVYYVGRMSYEKGVAVLLSAAPKVLWEMGGDVKFVIIGGGNTDHLKKMAWDLGIWHKCYFTGFMPEDDLNKFQAIADCAVFPSLYEPFGIVALESFAARVPVVVSDAGGLPEVVQHTKTGVVTWAGDYNSLAWGILQVLKNPSYAKWLVENAYRDLERFKWGELAVATEEVYERVVRERKDFVW
- a CDS encoding radical SAM protein produces the protein MMLLLFVRLFGLNDRPKQPGFKSSDVDLDPSGSTGLYSGNLGEEIQKVGKVYRLERRFLL